The following proteins come from a genomic window of Heyndrickxia acidicola:
- a CDS encoding sensor histidine kinase gives MIRRFRIKKISIKLLLSIGISYVFSILVLAVTSRFFMMYYYAHGKDLGILQYNLMSFAMVSISIITFILVFLLLIRKKIAYIRYISIRVKSIAAGDLGAAIRVKGKDELGQLSESINAMSLELKRKFENERTMERTKNDLITGVSHDLRTPLTSILGYIDLLKNGTKLTSEQFYEYTGIIESKAKKLEKLMNELFEYTRLSSPDIQLNLEPIDLRVLLEQMMGEYQPIFEQDGLQIHRKFLDEDFMVRMDTEKMVRVFDNLLGNIQKYSDKPSAVSVVLSKKDGKAQISVSNKTESFSAEDPSRLFERFYTGDKSRSGKNGTGLGLPIAKRIVELHQGHIHAAFKEGGLTLTIELPVDV, from the coding sequence ATGATAAGACGCTTTAGAATCAAAAAAATTAGTATTAAGCTTCTCCTCTCTATTGGAATTAGTTACGTATTCTCTATATTAGTGCTTGCTGTTACTTCTAGATTCTTTATGATGTATTACTATGCTCATGGCAAGGATTTGGGGATCCTTCAGTATAATCTTATGAGCTTCGCCATGGTCTCCATTTCCATCATTACGTTTATACTTGTTTTTCTTTTATTAATCCGAAAAAAAATAGCCTATATCAGGTATATATCCATACGCGTCAAGAGCATTGCAGCGGGTGATTTGGGGGCAGCCATCCGTGTAAAAGGCAAAGATGAACTGGGACAGTTATCAGAGAGTATTAATGCCATGTCCCTGGAATTAAAGCGGAAATTTGAAAATGAAAGAACAATGGAAAGAACAAAAAATGATTTGATTACAGGTGTATCCCATGATCTAAGGACACCCCTCACATCGATCCTTGGCTATATTGATTTGCTTAAAAACGGCACCAAACTTACCTCGGAACAATTTTATGAGTATACAGGCATCATTGAAAGTAAGGCAAAAAAGCTGGAAAAATTAATGAATGAACTGTTCGAATATACGAGACTATCAAGTCCCGACATTCAATTAAATCTAGAGCCTATTGATTTAAGAGTACTGCTGGAGCAAATGATGGGAGAGTATCAGCCTATTTTTGAACAGGATGGTTTGCAGATTCACCGTAAGTTTTTAGATGAGGACTTTATGGTTCGTATGGATACCGAAAAGATGGTAAGGGTATTTGATAATTTACTTGGCAATATCCAGAAATATAGTGATAAACCCTCTGCAGTGAGTGTGGTGTTAAGTAAAAAGGACGGGAAGGCACAAATCTCTGTTTCTAATAAAACGGAGTCTTTTTCTGCCGAAGATCCATCCAGACTGTTTGAACGCTTTTATACAGGCGACAAATCAAGAAGCGGCAAGAATGGCACAGGGCTTGGACTGCCAATAGCCAAAAGAATCGTCGAGCTCCATCAGGGACATATACATGCAGCCTTTAAAGAGGGAGGGCTGACTCTAACTATAGAGCTTCCGGTAGATGTGTAA
- a CDS encoding ABC transporter ATP-binding protein, which produces MIIELKKVVKTFSRNQASFTAIKGAELTIDKGEFVSIIGKSGSGKSTLLNMMTGIDHPTSGEVYILDTNLGQMRRSELSKWRGLHIGIVFQFFQLLPGLTLLENVMLPMDFCRCYLRKERREKAYQLLSRVGLEMQANQYPSEISGGQQQRAAIARALANNPPIIVADEPTGSLDEKTAASVLGLFKELVAEGKTVVIVTHDLSIASQAGKKIRVVDGEVKVDNRVDRSELHSMEERLEPYA; this is translated from the coding sequence ATGATAATAGAACTAAAAAAGGTGGTAAAGACCTTTTCTCGGAACCAAGCCTCATTTACAGCCATTAAGGGAGCGGAATTAACCATTGACAAAGGAGAATTTGTTTCCATTATTGGCAAATCAGGAAGCGGTAAATCTACCTTGCTAAATATGATGACAGGAATTGACCATCCTACTTCAGGAGAAGTGTATATTCTTGATACCAATCTCGGACAAATGCGGCGGAGTGAGCTTTCGAAATGGCGGGGATTACATATCGGGATCGTCTTTCAGTTTTTTCAATTGCTCCCTGGTTTAACCCTGCTTGAAAATGTAATGCTGCCCATGGATTTTTGCAGGTGCTACTTAAGAAAAGAGCGGAGAGAAAAGGCATATCAGCTTCTTAGCCGAGTGGGCCTTGAAATGCAGGCTAATCAGTATCCATCTGAAATATCTGGAGGACAGCAGCAACGTGCAGCGATAGCCCGGGCACTAGCGAATAATCCCCCTATAATTGTAGCGGATGAACCAACGGGCAGTCTTGACGAAAAAACCGCCGCATCTGTTTTGGGTCTCTTTAAGGAATTAGTAGCAGAGGGAAAAACCGTTGTAATTGTTACCCATGATTTAAGCATTGCATCGCAGGCAGGTAAAAAGATACGGGTTGTAGACGGTGAGGTAAAAGTGGATAACCGAGTGGATAGAAGCGAGCTTCATTCCATGGAGGAGAGGCTGGAGCCGTATGCTTAG
- a CDS encoding MBL fold metallo-hydrolase, giving the protein MPEINSKHFRLEKIQEGVYAAIAKDGGGAAANAGIIDLGDKTIVFDTFNTQQAAGDLKEIAERITKQPVSWVVNSHWHGDHIRGNQILKNSNILASETTLQKMKENHPKRIAKQKEDISGLNHYIESLLQQSKISTDQKLEHNINFLREIALSLPTLELVLPQYTFKSEFTIYGTKRNAIISSLGTGHSECDSILYLPEDKIIFMGDLLFVETHPSIFPESNPLEWANTLNRMSKFDVKKVVPGHGPVGVTEDITKLKDYLNELITLSNTDINTEEILVPRKYKEWVSSELFIGNLRALKKAKCNPVL; this is encoded by the coding sequence ATGCCGGAAATTAATTCAAAACACTTTAGACTTGAAAAGATACAGGAAGGTGTATATGCAGCAATTGCAAAAGACGGCGGCGGAGCAGCTGCAAATGCAGGAATTATAGATTTGGGAGATAAAACAATTGTTTTTGATACGTTTAACACGCAGCAAGCTGCAGGAGATTTAAAGGAAATCGCAGAAAGAATTACAAAACAACCAGTTTCTTGGGTTGTTAATAGCCACTGGCACGGTGATCATATTAGAGGAAACCAAATCCTTAAAAACAGTAACATATTAGCTAGTGAAACAACACTTCAAAAAATGAAAGAAAATCACCCCAAAAGAATTGCTAAACAAAAAGAGGATATATCTGGATTGAATCATTATATAGAATCACTCCTCCAGCAAAGCAAGATTTCCACAGATCAGAAGTTAGAACATAATATAAATTTCCTAAGAGAGATAGCATTATCATTGCCTACCCTTGAATTAGTATTGCCGCAATATACCTTTAAGAGCGAATTCACCATATATGGAACAAAACGAAATGCTATAATATCATCACTTGGCACCGGACACTCAGAATGTGATTCTATCCTGTACTTGCCTGAAGATAAAATAATTTTTATGGGTGACCTATTGTTTGTTGAGACTCATCCATCCATCTTCCCTGAGTCGAACCCCCTAGAATGGGCAAACACCTTAAATAGAATGAGTAAATTTGATGTTAAAAAAGTGGTTCCTGGCCACGGTCCAGTTGGTGTAACAGAAGATATAACAAAGTTAAAGGACTACTTAAACGAATTGATTACTTTGTCAAACACAGACATTAATACAGAAGAAATTTTGGTACCTAGGAAATATAAAGAATGGGTATCCTCTGAATTATTTATTGGAAATTTAAGAGCGTTAAAAAAGGCTAAATGTAATCCTGTTCTATAA
- a CDS encoding ABC transporter permease produces MLSPRWKKILHDVWEDKFRTLLVVLSISLGIIGVGVIGQTNYILSKGMENGYKTSSPANIVLKLEGFGADFLHKTERIKGVKEAVGKSVFPVEFQKGTSTGSQTSSWNHGVLLAMDFQHMPIERFYFRKGSTSPRAGEVLIEETSLAHFHLKIGDSIWIETSNGKKHLMKIAGTVYDSGKMTALLSNNMFMYIPVNQLKQFSDTNKMNTLFIAVDKREAGNRGLRDIALKIRILAKTSGIPVYSTVITEKGRHWAYDIVHSMILIFTKFGFLIFIASIGLVMNTVMSLLKGQLKQIGIMQVIGAAPRQLFAMYTSTVLFYSFLSLSVGIPASIWGARHITAHSMEMLNFSSSYIGLSSQVVCSQILIGVIVPVLVSFYPIYKGSRISAREAIQGGEESQPFQRFYIRRWPHFISSTHILAFRNAFRKKGRLALTLGTLALTGTTIISVAAIYSSMQKTKAQSLHYTKYDYQLELESPVGTKKLQKIIQRVKGVKKAEFWGMASGSYKQRNGLKSSDLMILAPKTATQMIDPEMAEGTWLTSKDKHTIVLDTNILRTDPGIRVGDKLKFRINNKEIPLKIAGLARKAAGEVVSYISPETLQSFQLKDSTMLINITAKPAVWKGKEKIAREVKEQLNANKVNVSQMKSTKDFQQGLEVRFNIELVLLSMFSFLLACIAVVGLMGNISLNVLERKREVGILRSIGAGDKSLYFLVTAESMVIALSGWFSAILLSFPISKSISDEVGYSLFQTPLDYCYSYISIWEWLFLSCFIALAASIFPARNMAKTQIRDVIAYE; encoded by the coding sequence ATGCTTAGCCCCCGCTGGAAAAAAATACTCCATGATGTATGGGAGGATAAATTCCGCACATTGCTAGTGGTGCTTTCTATATCCCTTGGAATTATCGGTGTAGGGGTTATTGGTCAGACGAATTATATTCTTTCTAAGGGGATGGAAAACGGATATAAAACATCAAGCCCTGCTAACATAGTTTTAAAGCTCGAAGGCTTTGGAGCAGACTTTCTTCATAAAACAGAACGCATAAAGGGAGTCAAAGAAGCTGTCGGCAAGTCAGTCTTTCCTGTGGAATTTCAAAAAGGAACAAGTACTGGATCTCAAACCAGCAGCTGGAACCATGGCGTTTTGTTGGCTATGGATTTTCAGCATATGCCAATTGAGCGTTTTTATTTTAGAAAAGGAAGCACCAGTCCAAGGGCGGGAGAGGTGCTTATAGAAGAAACCTCTCTTGCCCACTTCCATTTGAAGATAGGGGATTCGATTTGGATTGAAACTTCAAATGGAAAAAAACACTTAATGAAAATAGCAGGGACTGTATATGATTCTGGTAAAATGACGGCCCTGTTATCAAATAATATGTTTATGTACATTCCGGTAAATCAATTAAAGCAATTCTCGGATACAAACAAGATGAATACGCTGTTTATTGCAGTGGACAAGCGGGAAGCCGGAAACAGGGGACTACGGGATATTGCATTGAAAATTAGAATTCTTGCTAAAACCTCTGGAATTCCTGTTTATTCAACGGTTATCACAGAAAAAGGCCGCCATTGGGCATATGATATTGTCCATTCGATGATTTTAATTTTTACTAAATTTGGTTTTCTGATTTTTATTGCTTCTATTGGACTGGTTATGAATACAGTAATGTCACTGTTAAAGGGACAGCTGAAACAGATTGGGATTATGCAGGTAATTGGTGCAGCACCCCGTCAGCTTTTTGCCATGTACACAAGCACTGTCCTTTTTTATAGCTTTTTATCTCTAAGTGTAGGTATACCTGCAAGCATATGGGGAGCGAGGCATATAACAGCTCATTCTATGGAAATGCTCAATTTTTCCAGTTCTTACATAGGATTGTCTTCTCAGGTTGTCTGCAGCCAAATCTTGATTGGAGTGATTGTCCCGGTGCTGGTATCCTTCTATCCAATTTATAAGGGCAGCCGGATTTCAGCACGGGAGGCCATACAGGGAGGTGAGGAATCACAGCCTTTTCAAAGATTTTACATTCGAAGGTGGCCTCATTTTATTTCGTCTACTCATATTCTCGCGTTTCGAAATGCCTTTAGAAAAAAAGGACGGCTTGCATTGACATTGGGTACGCTGGCTTTAACAGGTACGACGATCATATCGGTAGCTGCCATTTACTCTTCTATGCAGAAAACAAAAGCGCAGTCGCTTCACTATACAAAATATGATTACCAGTTGGAGCTGGAAAGTCCAGTTGGCACGAAAAAGCTGCAGAAGATCATTCAAAGAGTCAAAGGAGTAAAGAAAGCAGAGTTTTGGGGAATGGCCTCAGGATCTTATAAGCAAAGAAATGGATTGAAAAGCAGTGATCTCATGATCCTGGCTCCAAAGACAGCAACGCAGATGATAGATCCTGAAATGGCAGAAGGAACCTGGCTTACTTCTAAAGATAAGCATACCATTGTTTTGGACACAAATATTTTGAGAACGGATCCAGGAATCAGAGTAGGGGACAAGCTGAAATTTAGAATCAATAATAAGGAAATACCGTTGAAAATAGCAGGTCTTGCAAGAAAGGCTGCCGGAGAGGTTGTTTCTTACATCAGTCCAGAAACTCTTCAAAGCTTTCAATTAAAGGATTCAACTATGCTGATTAACATTACAGCCAAGCCTGCTGTTTGGAAGGGCAAAGAAAAAATAGCAAGAGAAGTAAAAGAACAATTAAACGCGAATAAAGTGAATGTATCCCAAATGAAAAGTACAAAAGACTTTCAGCAGGGGCTTGAGGTTAGGTTTAACATTGAACTGGTACTGCTTTCCATGTTCTCTTTTTTACTTGCCTGTATTGCAGTAGTTGGACTAATGGGGAATATCAGCCTAAATGTCCTGGAAAGGAAAAGAGAGGTGGGCATATTGCGCAGCATTGGAGCTGGGGATAAATCGTTATATTTTCTCGTAACGGCAGAAAGCATGGTCATTGCACTGAGTGGCTGGTTTAGTGCAATTCTGCTGTCGTTCCCGATCAGCAAAAGTATTTCCGATGAAGTAGGTTATTCATTATTTCAAACGCCGCTGGATTACTGTTATTCCTATATCAGCATATGGGAATGGCTCTTTTTGTCTTGTTTTATAGCACTGGCAGCCAGTATATTCCCTGCACGTAATATGGCAAAAACTCAAATTCGGGATGTTATTGCTTACGAATAA
- a CDS encoding class I SAM-dependent methyltransferase, which yields MKSLAFFIQYLTKPRTVGAIWPSSHFLAKKMVKDIAFDQTSCIVEYGPGTGIFTEQIIKNRQETTFVLLIEANKEFYKLLKSKFGEEKNVFIEHGSAEHIDDYLTKHQISHVDYIVSGLPFASLPSGVSNTILEKTRKVLGGTGRFITFQYTLFKMQMIRGFFNQIEVDHEFRNMPPAYVLNCKGAPR from the coding sequence ATGAAAAGTCTTGCCTTTTTCATACAATATTTAACGAAACCACGGACAGTAGGCGCCATTTGGCCAAGCTCGCATTTTCTTGCCAAAAAGATGGTGAAGGATATTGCTTTTGATCAAACGAGTTGTATTGTGGAGTACGGACCTGGAACGGGAATTTTTACAGAACAAATAATTAAAAACAGACAGGAAACAACCTTTGTTTTGCTTATTGAAGCGAACAAAGAGTTTTACAAGCTGTTAAAGTCCAAGTTTGGAGAAGAAAAAAATGTCTTTATTGAACATGGGTCAGCTGAACATATTGATGATTATTTAACCAAGCATCAAATTTCCCATGTAGATTATATTGTTTCAGGGCTGCCATTTGCCAGCTTGCCAAGCGGGGTGTCCAATACTATCTTAGAAAAAACCAGGAAAGTTCTTGGCGGTACAGGCAGATTTATTACCTTTCAGTATACATTGTTTAAAATGCAGATGATCCGCGGATTTTTTAATCAAATCGAGGTCGATCATGAATTTCGAAATATGCCTCCTGCTTATGTCTTAAACTGTAAAGGAGCACCGAGGTAA
- a CDS encoding response regulator transcription factor — translation METKILIIDDDEKIRNLISIYLENEGYKTVKADNALRGLDLMEKEWFDLVILDVMMPEMDGIEACLKIREERSMPIIMLSAKSEDMDKIQGLASGADDYLTKPFNPLELIARVKSQLRRFKKYNADGVEVQGRIEIGQLLINTDTRQTWVNDKEIRLTPKEFDILELLARNKGFVLSIRKIYEAVWKEEFLNSDNTVMVHITKIREKIEDDPKHPIYIKTIWGVGYKI, via the coding sequence TTGGAAACTAAAATCCTAATAATAGATGATGATGAGAAAATCAGGAATTTAATCTCTATCTACTTGGAAAATGAGGGATATAAAACAGTAAAAGCAGACAATGCCCTAAGGGGTTTAGATTTAATGGAAAAAGAATGGTTTGATTTAGTGATTCTGGATGTTATGATGCCAGAAATGGACGGAATTGAAGCATGTCTTAAAATAAGGGAAGAACGGAGCATGCCGATTATCATGCTTTCTGCTAAATCTGAGGATATGGATAAAATCCAGGGTCTTGCTTCAGGGGCAGACGATTATCTTACTAAGCCATTTAATCCTTTAGAGCTAATTGCGAGAGTGAAATCCCAGCTCAGAAGATTTAAAAAATATAATGCAGATGGGGTTGAAGTACAGGGCAGAATTGAAATCGGCCAGTTGCTTATTAATACGGATACCCGGCAAACGTGGGTGAATGATAAAGAAATTAGACTGACTCCAAAAGAATTCGACATTCTTGAACTCCTGGCGAGGAATAAGGGATTTGTATTAAGCATCCGCAAAATATACGAAGCTGTTTGGAAAGAGGAATTCCTTAACAGTGATAATACAGTTATGGTTCATATCACCAAAATCCGTGAAAAAATAGAGGATGATCCCAAACATCCTATTTATATAAAGACCATTTGGGGAGTAGGCTACAAGATATGA
- a CDS encoding DUF4931 domain-containing protein — protein MSQLYFASSIGKKKPVTVNNQNTACPFCQTSELQNIIEMDESIILLKNKYPTLQKTLQLVLIETDDCFGNLSFYDKKHLYKLLKFGIRHWLKLEKDPQYQSVIFYKNHGPLSGGTIRHPHMQIVALEDVDYKSKIEPKYFQGVEIYKDNSVEFNISSFPIMGFREFNVKLFDMEKVETMGDCIQTAVRFLVDNPESKCDSYNLFFYNMGEYIVCKIVARYVVSPLFVGFMIPQVANDIERTAEKVKEDFLHL, from the coding sequence ATGTCGCAGCTTTATTTTGCGTCATCAATAGGAAAGAAAAAACCGGTTACTGTCAACAATCAAAACACAGCCTGTCCATTTTGCCAAACTAGTGAGCTTCAAAACATCATTGAAATGGATGAGTCAATTATTCTGCTTAAAAACAAATATCCTACATTGCAGAAAACACTTCAGCTTGTGCTAATCGAGACGGATGATTGCTTTGGCAATCTTTCATTTTATGATAAGAAACATTTATATAAGCTTTTGAAATTTGGTATTCGTCACTGGCTGAAATTGGAAAAGGACCCGCAATATCAGTCTGTTATTTTTTATAAGAACCATGGTCCGCTTTCGGGAGGCACCATTCGCCATCCTCATATGCAAATCGTTGCTCTTGAGGATGTGGACTACAAAAGTAAAATAGAGCCTAAATATTTTCAAGGAGTGGAAATTTATAAAGACAATTCAGTCGAATTTAATATTTCCAGTTTCCCTATCATGGGCTTCCGAGAATTTAATGTTAAGCTGTTTGATATGGAAAAAGTAGAAACGATGGGGGATTGTATTCAGACAGCTGTCCGATTCTTAGTAGACAATCCAGAATCGAAATGTGACAGCTACAATTTATTTTTTTATAACATGGGAGAGTATATCGTTTGTAAAATTGTCGCTAGGTATGTTGTGTCGCCATTGTTCGTAGGATTTATGATTCCCCAGGTGGCAAATGATATTGAAAGGACAGCCGAAAAAGTAAAAGAAGACTTTCTTCATCTCTAA
- a CDS encoding metallophosphoesterase family protein: MKRILAISDIHGCYNEFKELLSLAKYNASSDQLILLGDYVDRGPNSREVVMFIKELAEKDGAIVLKGNHDKMFCDWLEDPARNENRFFRNGGITTIESFLRDKNVSAISEGGIRDYLKIQYKEELQFLSSLPYYYELEQYIFVHAGINPIHTDWKKTMNDDLIWIRDPFLFTDHPFQQTIIHGHTPAIKLHNKANIYYGHNKICIDGGCVLGYQLNCLEILNGTFSEYFVKTAVPAPFF, encoded by the coding sequence TTGAAACGGATACTTGCAATCAGCGATATTCACGGCTGTTACAATGAATTTAAAGAGCTGCTTTCGTTAGCGAAGTATAATGCTTCAAGTGATCAGCTTATTTTATTAGGGGACTACGTAGATAGAGGACCGAACAGCCGTGAAGTGGTTATGTTTATAAAAGAACTCGCAGAAAAAGACGGTGCGATTGTTTTAAAAGGGAATCATGATAAAATGTTTTGCGATTGGCTTGAAGATCCGGCCCGGAACGAAAATCGTTTTTTTCGCAACGGAGGAATAACCACTATTGAATCCTTTCTTAGGGACAAAAATGTAAGCGCTATCTCTGAGGGTGGAATAAGAGACTACTTAAAGATACAATACAAGGAAGAACTTCAATTTCTATCCTCTCTTCCTTATTATTATGAATTAGAACAGTATATTTTTGTCCACGCAGGCATTAATCCAATCCATACAGATTGGAAAAAAACAATGAATGATGATTTGATTTGGATAAGGGATCCCTTTTTGTTTACTGACCATCCTTTCCAGCAAACCATTATACATGGACATACCCCAGCGATAAAGCTTCATAATAAGGCAAATATCTACTACGGACATAATAAAATTTGCATTGATGGCGGCTGTGTGCTTGGATACCAATTGAATTGCCTTGAAATTCTGAACGGAACATTCAGCGAATACTTTGTAAAAACTGCCGTACCAGCTCCATTTTTCTGA
- a CDS encoding VOC family protein: MNLSFDHLVHFTNNPIVTAETLKQKGFSVSQGGEHAHWGTFNALSYFGLSYLEFLGINHRTIAETAALENNLIEQAVQWLPNREGFGRIALRTNEIDSVAARMKDLGFKIHGPVPGKRTREDGITIQWKMLFIEASNDELPYPFFIQWNQSDEERKQDLAKNQQAHSISNLTFKEVVFAVHDSYKTANRWADCLGLRMSPLEKEKETHKLVLNGGDLIFTSSKNNRVSEYLERHGEGPFLMKFIGDKPLPAAEISGAYFQVNE, translated from the coding sequence ATGAACCTTTCTTTTGATCACCTGGTGCACTTTACAAACAATCCGATCGTGACCGCTGAAACATTAAAACAAAAAGGGTTTTCAGTCTCTCAGGGCGGCGAGCATGCTCATTGGGGCACCTTTAACGCTTTAAGCTATTTTGGTTTAAGCTACCTCGAATTTCTGGGGATCAATCATCGTACTATTGCTGAAACTGCAGCATTAGAAAATAACTTAATTGAGCAAGCAGTCCAATGGCTTCCGAACAGGGAGGGGTTTGGAAGAATTGCGCTTAGAACAAATGAAATTGATTCTGTTGCTGCAAGAATGAAAGACTTGGGGTTTAAGATACATGGCCCTGTACCTGGAAAGAGGACAAGGGAAGATGGCATCACGATCCAATGGAAGATGCTATTTATCGAAGCTTCTAACGATGAACTCCCATACCCATTCTTCATTCAATGGAATCAGTCAGACGAAGAAAGAAAACAGGATCTTGCTAAAAATCAGCAAGCTCATTCCATCAGCAATTTAACATTCAAAGAGGTTGTGTTTGCTGTTCACGACAGCTATAAGACTGCCAATAGATGGGCTGATTGCCTCGGGCTAAGGATGTCTCCTCTTGAAAAGGAAAAAGAAACACACAAGCTTGTTCTGAATGGTGGAGATCTCATATTTACATCAAGCAAAAATAATAGAGTTTCTGAGTATCTCGAAAGACATGGAGAAGGCCCTTTTCTAATGAAGTTTATCGGGGATAAACCCCTTCCTGCAGCTGAAATTTCAGGAGCCTATTTTCAAGTTAATGAGTGA
- a CDS encoding MarR family winged helix-turn-helix transcriptional regulator, whose translation MELNFTDPKVKQVMEVYQSFWAINKTTAKLTKKNAEGFGLSLQQLSILNTVFAFPELTQQELADKLISPKSTVSVGIDKLVNMGLLERRFSEEDRREVKVKLTNKGEEVSKKSSKESLSYRAMLFALDKMPEEDIQSLLRIHKELSNHLMESGF comes from the coding sequence ATGGAGTTGAATTTTACCGATCCAAAAGTTAAGCAGGTAATGGAAGTGTATCAATCATTTTGGGCTATTAACAAAACTACTGCAAAATTAACAAAAAAGAATGCTGAAGGATTTGGACTTTCCTTACAACAGTTATCCATTCTTAATACAGTATTTGCATTTCCTGAATTAACGCAGCAGGAGCTGGCTGATAAACTTATTTCTCCAAAAAGTACAGTTAGTGTGGGCATAGATAAATTAGTTAACATGGGGTTGTTAGAAAGAAGATTTTCTGAGGAAGACCGCAGAGAAGTAAAGGTAAAATTAACGAATAAAGGTGAAGAAGTTTCAAAAAAATCCAGTAAAGAATCATTATCTTATAGGGCTATGCTTTTCGCATTAGATAAAATGCCAGAAGAAGATATCCAGTCATTGCTTCGCATTCATAAAGAACTATCCAATCATCTAATGGAAAGCGGTTTTTAA
- a CDS encoding methyl-accepting chemotaxis protein yields the protein MIVKRNKLMLLFAAIACIMSLAVHFIYPYISGGMDGASTYSPLVTIGIAASPFLLLLLSLVLYWRSHHNQLPLILALCMTFASISMVAGANGMVEFHFSIFMVMAIIAFYENMKLVIISTLIFALQHIGGFFFFPDVVFGRHDYSFGMVAIHAVFLLFTCFATILQIKTNKGITASLQTDKEEKQKIIQKLLKELIASSDHLAQYAGRLTINAEKAVESTHQISNAVTNIDTRMAGQAAASRESAAAMEHISSGIIEVAESASMATETAEVMLEKANEGSVYIKNTVSIFEDIEQSAIEVTESMQNLRVQLVEVDEMAKIISGVASQTNLLALNATIEAARAGENGRGFAVVAEEVRNLSEQTEELAKKITATIMNIHKATGSLSGLMEKETNEVGEGAGIVKAAGFAFETIYASIQTLTNQIQKVSAASEEISAGSEEVAASLEGAANQSALIGADMQNVRASSLDTKSSMDHIFEGIHKLKGIAENLTELSGQLTQGEDS from the coding sequence ATGATTGTAAAAAGAAATAAATTAATGCTTTTATTCGCTGCAATTGCCTGTATCATGTCGCTCGCTGTCCACTTCATATACCCATATATAAGCGGAGGAATGGATGGAGCTTCGACTTATTCTCCTCTAGTAACAATTGGAATTGCTGCATCTCCATTCTTGCTGCTTTTATTAAGCCTCGTTTTATACTGGAGAAGTCACCATAATCAACTCCCTCTTATCCTAGCGCTTTGTATGACCTTTGCGAGCATTTCCATGGTAGCGGGTGCGAATGGTATGGTGGAATTTCACTTCTCCATCTTTATGGTCATGGCCATTATTGCTTTTTATGAAAATATGAAGCTGGTAATTATTTCAACTCTTATTTTTGCTCTCCAGCATATTGGCGGTTTTTTCTTTTTTCCTGACGTTGTTTTTGGGCGGCATGATTATTCATTTGGAATGGTAGCCATCCATGCGGTCTTCCTGCTGTTTACTTGTTTCGCTACTATTTTACAGATTAAAACGAATAAGGGCATTACGGCTTCGCTGCAAACAGATAAAGAGGAGAAGCAGAAGATTATCCAAAAGCTGCTTAAGGAACTAATAGCGTCTTCTGATCATCTGGCACAGTATGCAGGAAGGTTAACCATCAATGCTGAAAAAGCCGTTGAATCTACGCACCAGATATCAAATGCAGTAACCAATATAGATACACGAATGGCCGGACAGGCTGCAGCCTCCCGTGAAAGTGCAGCGGCGATGGAGCATATTTCGTCAGGAATTATCGAAGTGGCCGAATCGGCTTCCATGGCTACTGAAACAGCAGAAGTGATGCTTGAAAAAGCGAATGAGGGAAGTGTCTATATTAAGAATACCGTTTCTATCTTTGAAGATATTGAGCAGTCTGCCATTGAGGTAACAGAATCTATGCAAAACCTTAGAGTTCAATTGGTGGAGGTGGATGAGATGGCCAAAATTATATCGGGGGTTGCCTCTCAAACGAACTTACTCGCCCTTAATGCAACGATTGAAGCGGCAAGGGCCGGGGAAAACGGGCGAGGTTTTGCTGTAGTGGCAGAGGAAGTGAGAAACCTCTCTGAGCAGACTGAAGAATTGGCAAAAAAAATAACTGCTACCATTATGAATATACATAAAGCAACAGGCTCCCTTTCTGGTTTAATGGAAAAGGAAACAAATGAGGTAGGAGAAGGCGCTGGAATTGTAAAGGCGGCAGGATTTGCTTTTGAAACTATTTATGCCAGTATACAAACACTAACTAATCAAATTCAAAAGGTGAGTGCGGCATCAGAAGAAATCTCTGCGGGTTCTGAGGAAGTAGCCGCCTCTTTGGAAGGCGCAGCGAATCAATCCGCTTTAATTGGCGCCGATATGCAAAATGTGAGGGCTTCCTCTCTTGATACAAAGTCCTCAATGGATCATATTTTTGAAGGTATCCATAAATTAAAAGGAATTGCAGAAAATCTCACGGAATTATCAGGACAGCTTACACAAGGAGAAGACAGTTAG